The Dasypus novemcinctus isolate mDasNov1 chromosome 2, mDasNov1.1.hap2, whole genome shotgun sequence genome includes a region encoding these proteins:
- the LOC131275412 gene encoding protein SPT2 homolog, which produces MAGASQKPWRTHILSHSLSLSLSHTYTHPLAPVRARPHTQSLIHTLAGSRLLTSQPGTPSQHLTRISPAAAEIQGSSTSSFQRRRRILCRGPTPSTRPTRSPARPESRGSVREGRSGRKWRRLEKKKSIDLLSSPPPPRLQTHGHSLRDAGPGARKGAGSGGRAARRDARTPGPGRRALTAAARPRSRAAQAWPPPEPAGRGGKKRPEPSGSLPWDTSCSALGLGRSPHLSGSLPRPPAEFPEGAPECRLRKDGSRSRGGTPELGRPRRGAQEGSSFQNPLCAPGRARTPFHTPMAGPPPRPAKTPPKAQATAAREGGGAEKPDTALAARVLILGAQPVPCLGRR; this is translated from the exons ATGGCTGGCGCTTCGCAGAAACCCTGGAGAAC ACACATTCtttcacattctctctctctctctctctcacacacctACACACATCCTCTCGCGCCGGTGCGTGCGCGCCCACACACACAATCACTAATCCACACCCTCGCCGGCTCCAGGCTTCTCACCTCACAGCCTGGAACTCCCTCCCAGCATCTGACTCGAATCTCTCCTGCTGCGGCGGAAATCCAAGGCAGCAGCACCTCATCCTTCCAGCGCCGGAGGCGGATTCTCTGCAGGGGCCCGACTCCTTCTACTCGCCCGACCCGGTCTCCTGCTCGTCCAGAAAGCCGCGGCTCAGTCCGGGAGGGAAGAAGTGGGAGGAAATGGAGGcgcctagaaaaaaaaaaaagtattgatttattatccagccccccgccccctcgCCTGCAGACTCACGGACACTCGCTGCGGGACGCGGGCCCGGGCGCGCGGAAAGGGGCTGGGTCCGGCGGGCGCGCAGCGCGCCGGGACGCACGGACGCCCGGCCCGGGCCGGCGGGCACTCACCGCCGCGGCGCGTCCCCGTTCGCGGGCAGCACAGGCCTGGCCGCCGCCGGAGCCCGCCGGACGCGGAGGAAAGAAAAGGCCGGAGCCCTCCGGCTCCCTCCCCTGGGACACTTCCTGCTCCGCTCTAGGACTGGGGAGGTCTCCGCATCTCAGTGGTTcgctcccccgccccccggccgAG TTCCCTGAGGGGGCGCCGGAGTGTCGTCTGCGGAAAGACGGATCCCGGAGCCGCGGCGGAACGCCGGAATTGGGAAGACCTCGTCGGGGAGCGCAGGAAGGAAGCTCATTTCAGAACCCCCTCTGCGCCCCCGGGCGCGCTCGGACGCCTTTCCACACTCCCATGGCAGGCCCGCCCCCCCGCCCAGCTAAAACGCCCCCAAAAGCCCAGGCCACAGCAGCCCGAGAAGGTGGAGGAGCGGAAAAACCAGATACTGCCCTGGCTGCCCGGGTTCTCATACTTGGGGCTCAGCCTGTGCCTTGCCTGGGTCGACGCTGA